The stretch of DNA ACCATCAACCTCTCTACGCTCTATGGCACCAATGGCTTTCGTCTCTATGGCTCAGCCTCCGATCACTATTCCGGTGATTTGGTTAGCAGTGCCGGGGATATCAATGGCGATGGCTTTGATGACCTGATTATTGGCGCACAAGGTGCCGACAACAACGGTGAGCGTTCCGGCTCTAGCTATGTAGTGTTTGGGCGGGATAGCGGGTTTAGTGCGACCCTCAACCTCTCCACGCTCAATGGCAGCAACGGCTTTCGCATTGATAGTGCAACGGCCTATGACCGTTCTGGCCGTTCAGTGAGCGATGCTGGGGATATCAATGGTGATGGCTTTGATGACCTGATTATTGGCGCAACTGGTGCTGCTCCCAACGGCAGCTTTTCCGGCTCCAGCTATGTGGTGTTTGGGCGGGACAGCGGGTTTGATGCCACCCTCAACCTCTCCACGCTCGATGGCAGCAATGGCTTTCGCATCAATGGGGTAGCGACAGATGATCAGTCCGGTTATTCGGTGAGTAGCGCTGGAGATGTCAATGGTGATGGCTTTGATGACCTGATTATTGGCGCAAACGGTGCCGACCCCAACGGCAGCTATTCCGGCTCCAGCTATGTCGTCTTTGGGCGGGATAGCGGGTTTAATGCCACCCTCAACCTCTCCAACCTCAATGGCAGCAACGGCTTTCGCCTCGATGGGGCAAAAGCAGGAGACCAGGCTGGTCTTGCGTTAAGCGGTGCCGGAGATGTCAACAATGATGGCTTTGATGACCTGATTATTGGAGCCTACTTTGCCGACCCCAACGGCAACCTTTCCGGCTCTAGTTATGTAATGTTTGGGCGGGCCAGCGGATTTAGTCCCACCCTGAATCTCTCCACCCTCAATGGCAGGACTGGCTTTCGTCTCGATGGGGCAGTGGCAGAAGACCGTGCCGGTTTTTCGGTGAGCGGTGCGGGGGACGTCAATGGCGATGGCGTTGATGACCTGATTATTGGGGTAGTCGGTGCCGACCCTAACGGCAACTTTTCCGGCTCCAGCTATGTGGTGTTTGGGCGTCGTGATATCACTATTCCTAGCCCCTTTGATGATGTCCTCAGCGGCACAGCAAATGCCGATACAATTCGAGCACTGGAGGGCAATGATGTGGTGCGTGGCTTTGCAGGTAATGACCTCCTCGATGGCGGCCCAGGACGCGATCGCATCTTTGGACAAGACGGTAGCGATACCCTCATCGGCGGCACGGGCAATGACCTCCTCAATGGTGGGGCAGATAACGATCGCATCTTTGGACAAGACGGTAACGATACCCTCATCGGCGGTACAGGCAATGACCTCCTCAATGGTGGGGCAGATAACGATCGCATCTTTGGACAAGACGGGAGCGATCGCCTTGATGGCGGCACCGGCAACGATCACCTCGATGGCGGTGCCGGCAACGATATCATTACCACCGGACAAGGGTTTGACCTAATTGGCATCCGCCAAAACGATGGCTTCGATCGCGTCACCGACTTCCAAAACAATCAAGACCGTATCGGCTTGGTGGGCATTCGTTTCGGGCAACTCTCCATCGTCCAACAGCGCGATGATGTGCTGATCAGATTGGGCAATACCAATCTATTGCGCTTGGAAGATACTAATGCGGCTGCCATAGATCGGGCAGACTTTGTGTAAGTTATCTACTTTAGAGCGATCGCCCTTGTTGCCCAAAGGCGATCGCCTCCATCCTTATCACGCCCCACGATCAAACCCTAACCGTAACTGAACACGAAACTAGGCAGCAAAGAGCGATCGCATTGGACAAGCATCCCAAACCGCTAACCCGTCATGGAGGGGATAGAACCGCGCAGGTCTAAGTTTGATGTCATCTTGCTTTTATTGCTGTTGCAACCTAGTAGTCCACCACAATATATTTGACAGGTCAGGAGAAACCTGAGAGGCTGTCCCCAAAACAGGATATTC from Candidatus Obscuribacterales bacterium encodes:
- a CDS encoding calcium-binding protein translates to TINLSTLYGTNGFRLYGSASDHYSGDLVSSAGDINGDGFDDLIIGAQGADNNGERSGSSYVVFGRDSGFSATLNLSTLNGSNGFRIDSATAYDRSGRSVSDAGDINGDGFDDLIIGATGAAPNGSFSGSSYVVFGRDSGFDATLNLSTLDGSNGFRINGVATDDQSGYSVSSAGDVNGDGFDDLIIGANGADPNGSYSGSSYVVFGRDSGFNATLNLSNLNGSNGFRLDGAKAGDQAGLALSGAGDVNNDGFDDLIIGAYFADPNGNLSGSSYVMFGRASGFSPTLNLSTLNGRTGFRLDGAVAEDRAGFSVSGAGDVNGDGVDDLIIGVVGADPNGNFSGSSYVVFGRRDITIPSPFDDVLSGTANADTIRALEGNDVVRGFAGNDLLDGGPGRDRIFGQDGSDTLIGGTGNDLLNGGADNDRIFGQDGNDTLIGGTGNDLLNGGADNDRIFGQDGSDRLDGGTGNDHLDGGAGNDIITTGQGFDLIGIRQNDGFDRVTDFQNNQDRIGLVGIRFGQLSIVQQRDDVLIRLGNTNLLRLEDTNAAAIDRADFV